A region of Fibrobacter succinogenes subsp. succinogenes S85 DNA encodes the following proteins:
- the glf gene encoding UDP-galactopyranose mutase, with protein MFDYLVVGAGLFGAVFAHEAIKRGKKVLVIDKRNHVAGNVYTENVGGINVHKYGAHIFHTSNKEVWDYVQQFAEFNRYTNSPIACYKDELYNLPFNMNTFSRMWNIKTPAEAKAKIDEQRAEALAALNGREPANLEEQALSLVGRDIYEKLIKGYTEKQWGRKCTELPAFIIKRLPVRFVYDNNYFNDKYQGIPVGGYTQIVEKMLEGAEVRLGVDFFKERESLVVSAKKVVFTGMIDEFYGYRFGELEYRTLRFETEDLPQENYQGNAVVNYTEAEIPYTRIIEHKHFEFGCQGGVATDHTVVTREYPAAWKHGDEPYYPMNDEKNNALFAQYKALAESEKNVIFGGRLGMYKYFDMHHVIAEALACAKKEVW; from the coding sequence ATGTTTGATTACCTTGTTGTCGGGGCTGGTCTTTTTGGAGCAGTCTTTGCACATGAAGCTATCAAGCGAGGAAAGAAAGTCCTCGTGATAGACAAGCGTAACCATGTCGCAGGCAATGTCTATACAGAAAATGTAGGGGGCATCAACGTACATAAGTACGGCGCCCATATTTTCCATACCAGCAACAAGGAAGTTTGGGATTACGTTCAGCAGTTTGCTGAGTTTAATCGCTATACGAATAGCCCCATCGCATGTTATAAGGATGAACTGTATAATTTGCCTTTTAACATGAATACTTTTAGCAGGATGTGGAACATCAAGACTCCGGCTGAGGCGAAGGCTAAAATCGATGAGCAACGTGCTGAGGCTCTTGCTGCGTTGAATGGTCGTGAACCTGCCAATCTGGAAGAACAGGCGCTGTCTCTTGTCGGTCGCGACATTTATGAAAAGCTCATCAAGGGCTACACCGAAAAGCAGTGGGGCCGTAAGTGTACGGAACTCCCTGCGTTTATTATCAAGCGATTGCCGGTCCGTTTTGTCTACGACAACAACTATTTCAATGACAAGTATCAGGGAATCCCTGTTGGCGGTTATACGCAGATTGTCGAGAAAATGCTTGAAGGTGCTGAAGTGCGCCTTGGCGTTGATTTCTTTAAGGAACGTGAATCGCTTGTTGTCTCTGCAAAGAAAGTTGTTTTCACGGGTATGATAGACGAGTTCTACGGGTATAGGTTCGGTGAACTGGAATACCGTACGCTGCGTTTTGAGACGGAAGATTTGCCGCAAGAAAACTATCAGGGCAACGCCGTTGTGAACTATACGGAAGCGGAAATCCCGTATACCCGTATTATTGAACATAAGCATTTTGAGTTTGGATGTCAGGGTGGGGTCGCAACGGACCATACTGTGGTGACTAGGGAATATCCGGCAGCCTGGAAACATGGTGACGAACCCTATTACCCCATGAATGACGAGAAAAATAATGCCCTCTTTGCACAGTACAAGGCGTTAGCGGAATCGGAGAAAAATGTGATTTTTGGTGGCCGCCTTGGAATGTACAAGTATTTTGATATGCACCATGTTATTGCTGAAGCACTTGCATGTGCCAAAAAGGAAGTTTGGTAA
- a CDS encoding NAD-dependent epimerase/dehydratase family protein, producing the protein MFESFVIFGGCGFIGSHMQRLLREKYPDAKVYVADLLADGSELSQKVDVREPIEMQGKFGKNTLVFNFAAIHRTPGHPDHAYFETNIRGAENVCNFARKHGIENIVFTSSIAPYGAAEELKTEETLPTPNTPYGISKLVAEKIHREWAAENENHRLSIVRPGIVFGTGENGNMTRLYKGLKSHKFAYAGRRDTIKACIYVKDLVRVMLEMAEKSLVEPQIDKVQLYNCCYYPSFTIEQIANAMLKAVGMKRHIPYIPKTPMMAAATVCGMLGGLGLGICPARVKKLMVSTNIEAKKLARDYPLKFTLEEAFADWWNDCNQKCLE; encoded by the coding sequence ATGTTTGAATCCTTTGTGATATTTGGCGGATGTGGATTCATTGGGTCTCATATGCAACGGTTACTTCGGGAAAAGTATCCGGATGCGAAAGTGTATGTCGCGGATTTGCTTGCTGATGGCTCCGAACTCTCTCAAAAGGTCGATGTTCGTGAACCGATTGAAATGCAAGGGAAATTCGGCAAGAATACACTTGTATTTAATTTTGCTGCTATTCACCGTACTCCGGGACATCCGGACCATGCCTACTTCGAAACCAATATTCGCGGCGCAGAAAACGTCTGCAACTTTGCTCGCAAGCATGGAATTGAAAATATTGTGTTTACCAGTAGCATTGCCCCGTATGGCGCTGCTGAAGAGCTGAAAACAGAAGAAACGTTACCCACGCCGAATACTCCTTATGGAATTTCTAAGCTGGTGGCTGAAAAGATCCATCGCGAATGGGCTGCGGAAAATGAAAACCATAGGCTTTCCATTGTTCGTCCGGGAATCGTATTCGGTACCGGTGAAAACGGAAATATGACGCGCCTGTACAAAGGGTTGAAAAGTCACAAGTTCGCGTATGCCGGTCGCAGGGATACCATCAAGGCTTGCATTTACGTGAAAGACCTTGTACGTGTCATGCTTGAAATGGCCGAGAAGTCTTTGGTTGAACCGCAGATTGATAAAGTCCAGCTTTACAACTGCTGCTATTATCCGTCGTTCACGATTGAACAGATTGCAAATGCAATGCTCAAGGCTGTCGGAATGAAGAGACATATTCCTTATATTCCGAAAACGCCCATGATGGCGGCTGCTACGGTGTGTGGCATGCTCGGTGGTCTTGGTCTTGGCATCTGCCCTGCCCGCGTAAAGAAGCTCATGGTTTCGACCAACATTGAAGCAAAGAAACTTGCACGGGACTATCCGTTGAAGTTTACCTTGGAAGAAGCTTTTGCTGACTGGTGGAATGATTGCAACCAGAAGTGCTTGGAATAA